In Fragaria vesca subsp. vesca linkage group LG1, FraVesHawaii_1.0, whole genome shotgun sequence, the sequence CAACAACGGAAATCCCCATGTTAAACACACTTCATCATCGGCTATTCGGCTGTTATGAAATGCGGAGCACTAGTAGTCAGGCAGTTCCATTACACTATATATGAATCTCTCTATGCTAACGTGAAATGCCGGATAAAGAAATTAACGCCGGCCAAAAAAAGAAAAAGAAAAAAAGGACCAGTTAACATGGAAACAAATATCAGAGGCATCGTTCTGGGTTGTATGATATCAATTGGTGCGTCTCTAGTATGATGTCCTTGGTAACCTTAAAGGATTGCTGTAGAACATTCTGATGATGGTGACTGTCAAATGCATATGTTTTCTCTAAGCAATAAAAGTCATCAAAATCATAGTAAGGAAGACAAATCAATGAGACCTCTGCAGCAACAGAAATTTGGGATTCATCAAAAGATTGTCGAAATATACACTCGGTTCTTTTTCTATAAAATTCGAGCAAATTCAACACGTAATGAAGCGATAAGATACCACCATCTCACAATCTTAAGCTCCCAGAAGTGTTCAGATGCAGCTTCATATCAGATGCTAGTCTACTTGTAGTTAATTTCCAATTCGCTCTCAATTTATACTAAGAAGCTTCTGAAGTTGACCACTCGCAACAGCGGCTTTGAGATCTGAATTGAAAAACGGCAAGTCATAAACAGAATGGGAAATTTGTGGCAGATAAATAACTGATTGACTATTAAAGCAAATAAAGAAGGAAATTATGTTAATCTAGAAAAGCACACAGCAGATCAGAACTAACCATCAGAACCGCCTATGTGCTTGCCATTCACAAACACTTGTGGGACAGTGGATCGGCCAACCACATCTAGAAGAACAGTCTGAATTTGCGCCCCATCATCTACAACACATAGCTCATTCAAAACCATTTTCACATAATGGAGAAGCAGCTGAGTAAAAAACAACCATGTCCAATTCTTACCTCGAAGATCAAGTTCAACAACATAAGGTTGCTCATGTAATTCACTGAATATGCTCTTGGCACGCATGCAATACCTGGGAGCAGAAACAGCCACAACTCCTCATTCCACAGGAAAATTAAGTTCCTTTCTAAATTTATGAACATGTACTGTCCACTACTGAAATGTATGAAAGCAATCTAAGGCATGATTATGTACATAGATATACAAAGGCAACTAAATTAACCTTGGATGCATTATGCTTATATTCATCCCAATTTCAACAACACCTGATTCAACTCCAAAAATGGAAAGTTCAAAACTTCAGGGTGATTTTGCCCCAGTCTTGTTCTATTGTTCCTCAAAACCAGATTTTACATCAAGGGTGAGAAAAGGGTCTTTCAATTGGAAGTCAAAAAGAGAACAAAACTGGATATACAACTCAATTGAGCTAGCAGATTATGAACCCTAAGAATGATAAACAATTGAAAACTCCACACATTTCTCTACCAACACATCAGATTCAGCAACAATCAAAATCGATCAACTCACAACTATCAAATTCCAATCTGATTGCTAACGAATTTCATCTAAATACCCTAAACACATCAAATCCAGGACCCAAAATTGAAGAAGCGACAGAGACGAGAACCTACGGGCAATACGATTTGGAGAAGATAGCAATCTTGTTGGAGTAGATGACGTTCTGCACAAACGCAGATGATGACTTTGAAGCCTCAACGACGTCGTTTCCCAGCAACAACAACAGCACCGCCGCCACAGTGACGATCACAAACCCCGACCTCCCCATCCTCACCGATCGAGCTGTTACCACATGACATTCCATCACTTTTTATCTTATACCATCCATTCTGGGCCAGGCCCATCAAAATTGATTTCATTCCGGCCCAACAAAAATCCCCAAAATGGAAGATTTCACACACAATTCTTATTCATTTCAAAAATTTCAAGAAACAAATTCATCATCAAATCGAATCCAATCGGAATTCAAATCCTAGTTTTTCTGAGAGTTGGAGGAGGAATCACTTTTGTAGAGCTTGTTATACTCGTCGAGCT encodes:
- the LOC101311508 gene encoding uncharacterized protein LOC101311508, with the protein product MPDGQHLPFHITKSGLPRGAICMAHPHCLRFIAPHPNPPSNNARRAHTMRAPLPLSLKLIIPSNIITLNRSRTRALCFSNSMGDEGGGASTTETRPVEAAEKKEEIKPGAEKPEIPPPPEKPEPGDCCGSGCVRCVWDVYYDELDEYNKLYKTRSVRMGRSGFVIVTVAAVLLLLLGNDVVEASKSSSAFVQNVIYSNKIAIFSKSYCPYCMRAKSIFSELHEQPYVVELDLRDDGAQIQTVLLDVVGRSTVPQVFVNGKHIGGSDDLKAAVASGQLQKLLSIN